The nucleotide window CGATGGGGCGTCAAAAGGGGGAAGTGCGTGAATGCTCCTCACGGACCTGGTGTCGTGCAGAGGCGGTCAATGAGTCTTATCGTCGTTGCTCTCCAGCCAAGCCGGAATATAACGCTCGCCGTTGAGCACGCGCCAGACTTCCACATGAGCCTCGCGCTCAATATAGAAGATTAGGTGCGGATAGCGATCCAGTGGCCACGACCGCAGGTCTGGGATACCCAGCTCGTACGCGTAACGGGGAGACCCGATGTTCGGGTGCTTGGAGAGACGCTCGTAAGCCTGCTCGATCTCCGCGATGAATCCGAGCGCAGCCTGCTCCGAGCCTTCGTCTACGAGGTAGTACGTCACCTCGTCCTCCATGTCCTGCCTGGCTAGCCTTGTCGGTATGACGGGCTTAGCCCTCATTTGCGAGAAGTACGCACGCGAGCGCGCAGTGATTCGAAGTAGTCGGCGTCAACAGGGGCGGCGAGGCCAGACGATGCGCCCTGCAGGATTATTGCGCGCAGACGCTTGCGATCTTGGTCTTTTCGGATCAGTTCGCGGACGTATTCGCTACTCGTGCCGTACCCGCCCTCGCCAACCTGTTCGTCGACGTAGACCTTCAGCGAATCCGGTAGGGAAATGTTCATGGTCGTCATTAAACAACTCTAGCACGCTTTGGCAAATTTTGCCAAAGTAATGCGGTATTATGAGGCGGCCGATACAAAGTGACTGCTACGGCTTTGGTGCGCATAGATTGTGATCGGTAGTTAGCGTCGGGCGAACAAAGAACCGGATATGCGACCGTGCGCGCGGTGTTCGACCGTACGTTTGGTCAATTCATGCCGATTCATCTTACATAACCTTATGATCATCGGGAGTGCGTATCAGCCCTAGCGGACTAAGCAGCCATGGGCAGCTGCCATCAAATTGCCGCAGGCCTCTCGACGTTAAGGGATCTACCCTCAACTCATAAGAGGCTAGGGCGCACGATGGACGTTTCTGATGCTGTACGAAGTTCAACCCCACGACGACTGATTCTTCGGTAGTGCATTGTGCGGATCGAAAACGTCGAGACGATCGGTTGGGTCGAAATTCTCTGTGTACAGAACGAGATTCGTGCCGTTAGGTGTTAGTCGTGATTTGAAGAGGATA belongs to Burkholderia sp. PAMC 26561 and includes:
- a CDS encoding type II toxin-antitoxin system RelE/ParE family toxin, whose product is MRAKPVIPTRLARQDMEDEVTYYLVDEGSEQAALGFIAEIEQAYERLSKHPNIGSPRYAYELGIPDLRSWPLDRYPHLIFYIEREAHVEVWRVLNGERYIPAWLESNDDKTH
- a CDS encoding type II toxin-antitoxin system ParD family antitoxin, whose product is MTTMNISLPDSLKVYVDEQVGEGGYGTSSEYVRELIRKDQDRKRLRAIILQGASSGLAAPVDADYFESLRARVRTSRK